In Cyanobacteriota bacterium, the DNA window GGTTTTCTAAGAACACACCCACTTGTCCATTTGCCAGCGGCAGGCCATAGCCACGGATAGAAATACCCTCTCGCCGAGATTGGGCAGATGGCACACTTTCAGGGGAAAGGGGCAAATGAAACACCCAATCTGTGCACACAGGCTGCTGATGAGCACGAGTTTCATCAATCAACTGATCAAGTTCGTAGGAGCGCACAAGCTGCAACAACAACCGCGGTGTTACGAGTTCCCACTGAGGGATAGCCAGCAATTTATGGGCAGCCGCGTTACACCAAACTAGGCGATTCTCGTCATCCAACTGAAGATAGGCGATCGGTGCACGGTAAAGAACCTGCTTCCAAGCCTCAACTTGTTGTTCTAGCTGTTGACAACGCTCTTGTTGATGACCAACTACGGTGGCTAACTGAAAAACAGCGGCCATCGGTACCTGGGACGATGTTCTGAATGTTCTGGGGGAACCAAGCGATGCCCTAAGGTCTACATTGCCCAGTGCCTCAGCTATCTGGAGACGCAATCGCCGTCGATACCAAGCCATAATCGCCAGTCCGATCGCTAGCCCTAGCAAAAACTGCAGCATAGCTTTAAGGAAAT includes these proteins:
- a CDS encoding histidine kinase — encoded protein: MLQFLLGLAIGLAIMAWYRRRLRLQIAEALGNVDLRASLGSPRTFRTSSQVPMAAVFQLATVVGHQQERCQQLEQQVEAWKQVLYRAPIAYLQLDDENRLVWCNAAAHKLLAIPQWELVTPRLLLQLVRSYELDQLIDETRAHQQPVCTDWVFHLPLSPESVPSAQSRREGISIRGYGLPLANGQVGVFLEN